The genomic region CCCTTCAGTGCATCGTGATGCCGAGCTGTAGCAGGCCAAAATCCccggagcctctgaaaatgccgGCAGCAGAATACCAATTTTTGTTTAGTGGTTTTCCTGTGAACTTCAAAACCACCTTGCAGGCATACaaggtttttttaatttttttttttaccaaaactgTTCAACAATGATTTAGTGCTGTAAGGTGTACCATGCTGCCAACACTCAGTGCAAGAGTGATCTGAGCACTGAATGAATGATTACatgaactattaatttaatttaaggtAGAAACATCTAATGTTTTCAGAcgtgtttttgttttaaaggtttcAGATAATATTTACTGTTAagcatggtcactatgaacatatgaaattaaatatttaatgttttcagATACGTTTTTGTATTAAGTTTTAAATTATATGTACTACtacttagttcacccaaaattgaaaattctctcatcatttactcaacctcatgccatgccagatgcatatgactttctttcttctgctgaatacaaacaaaaaaatttcgaagaacatctcagctctgtaggtccatacaatgcaagtgaatggaactttgaagctcaataagcacataaaggcagcataaaagtaatccatatcactccactggttaaataaatgtccttttttgtactataaatatccactttcacttttacattcttcttaaTTTGTTTCTGGGTGATTCCCATTCTTCTTGCACACCGCCAGCTGCTTGTCGGGCTGGtaaaaagtggatatttatagtaaaaaaaggacttaaatattgatgtttctcacccacaccaatcatttAGCTtttgaaggcatggatttaaccactggtgtcgtatggtttacattttatgctgcctttatatgctttttggagcttcaaagttttggttatcattcacatgcattgtatgggcctacagagctgagatattctaaaaatcttaatttgtgttctgcagaaaattgaaagtcatgagagtgagtaaatgattagagaattgtcattttttgggtgaactattcctttaacacttaaTTGAAATACAGCGCTGCGTAGCCATACCTTTGATTAAAATGGCAAAGATCTAGACCTTATAGTAGCTTAaattggccaagaactgcccacttagacaggagtAGCtgtctaactgacatgtaaagcgaccaatcacattcatacctgccaacactcccgattttaccgGGTTTCTCCCGTTTTTCCACCCTTCCTCCCGGtgtactcccgatttacaatttctccccgataaactcacgattttccaCATCCACACTTTgcatacgggatcgtcccgtatttaagtaTGAAATCATGCATCTTGTATTGATTCGATTTGTCCCGTaaactggtcagatggcgtcatggcgaaatcgttccagatcttTAACGTTGATGTAAGTTGGACATTTTGTAAGgggtcgtctgaaaagtccacacactgtgctgaaacgtgctaatactgtggagggtgagGTAAGGGACAGCCTGAAAAGTCCCCACATTgcgctaaaactgtggattttttattgaaaaacagaaattaaatataaatgttcaatatgatgtacaaaattacacagatccaacaatatATTGAATACTATcactgtgaaggatgtggtaagggaccatctgaatacatggGCAATTTCTTGCAAtcacaatatatataatatatatataaatcacagtTTTGTCTGCGTATCTTTAGGCTATGTGTATGTTGCGGGTAAATGCCACATTTATGGTTTGCGCTCTCCATACACAGAGCAGTGGTGTGAGATACAGAGCCCTAAAATTGTTGCTAGGCAACCTGACATCAGTTCTTCATTCTACAATAATTCTGTTGCCACGTGTGTACAGGCTGTGTGTATAAAGCCAATGGGAGATAATCCACTCTGTCTTTGAGTGGATACAGCTCACAGGGCTCCTTTTTCAAAGAGCTGAGGAGAAGTCAGACAAATTGCTGCGGTCATCTTCCTCAAATCCCTGCCTATCTGCAAAACTACCTCAGTGGCTAACATGAGATTCATGAAAAATCAACTTCAGTCTTGTTTTCCTTAAAATGGTTTGGATATGTTGGAATGaggatgttgtgttttgttttgtcacTGCCTGAGTGAAGAAACTTAGCTTTTTTCATCTTATTTTCTAAGTGAgtttaaaatcatgtttgcaaGTGACGGGAACTCAACTGAGGCCTTAAATGGTTCCATTGGAAACTCCTCTATGGAGGAAACAGAGGAAGGGGAGCACCCTTTCCTGACGGACGCTTGGCTTGTGCCCCTCTTCTTCTCCCTCATCATGTTGGTGGGGCTGATCGGGAACTCTCTGGTCATTTATGTAATCTCCAAACACAGACAGATGAGGACCGCCACTAACTTTTACATTGGTGAGTCTCAGCCAATCCGATCTGTTGTCTGCACTTGTAATGCCCATCATGTCTCCCAAAGGATAATTTAGCAAGTAGTATGGATATTTCACATGCGCAGTATCAGTACtgtgaaaataatacatttttacactgtgatgGCAGGAATCGCTAAGCAGCTATTGACAGTGCATTAGTATTATACTAGTTGGAGTGATTCATTAACCACTGGATGATGTGCTGTCAGTAAATCATAATGCTTTCGCTTGAGGAATTCATCACAATTCTGAAGAATTTTTTCTCTTTACAAAATGGATTTAACTTTATTACTATTTGCACTTCTAGTTTGATGCTAACTGTATTTAATTGGCTCCGTACTTGTACCCTGCATGGTGACAATAAATTGAATccaatctaatctaatctaatctaatctaataagGACCACTGGCATGCGATTGTGAGGTTAGGCAATGCCTTAACATTTCTCAGAACAGAACATGAATGATTACAGTACTAAGTTGAATTTCATGTAAGCACACTTGGACAGTAAAAACTCTGATTTCTGATTCGGATTTCAATTCGGATTACTAATAAAAAGATGAAAAGAATAATCACCTGAACTCTCTTGACCTATAAAAAAGGATCTGTATCTGTATAGTGCATTTTAACACTCTACAAtagggttccatttgttaacattagtaaatgcattatgtatgaactaacaattaacatcttttttaaacagcatttattaaacttggttAATGTCAATtgataaaaacacttttattcattgttagttcatgttggttcatattgcattaactaatgttaatatattcaacttttaattttaaacatgtattagtaaatgttgaaaataacattatccaagattaataaatgctgtaaaagtattggtcattgttattcatgttaacaaccttaatgtaaagtgttcccAATATATTTCTACTTTTAGACTGCTTGCAATCACAAGTGAATTTCATTCACCTGAACATGAGGACAGATTAACATCCAACAAGACATTTATTTCTGAGCTTGTATTTCATCATATTTACAAATTAATCCACTCTTTCGCTCCACTACACCGTTCCTGACAGTTTCATCCACCCATATCTTCCTGTATCTTGATTATCCTTCACACATTGTTGTAGCTTCACAACATTTCAAGCATCCATGTAGCTCATCAACACAGGGTTCACTATGTCCTCACATTGCACATtcaatatttaactttttgtACCTTGGATTCATAACACATATTTTCCTCAGCTAACTTGGCTGCTACTGACATCATTTTCCTGCTATGCTGTGTGCCGTTCACTGCTACGTTGTACCCTCTGCCTGGCTGGATATTTGGAGATTTCATGTGCAAATCTGTTGCTTTTCTCCAACAGGTAAGAATGGCACTGCAGGGAAGAACTTTATACAAAATAACTAGTTCACTGTGCATAAATATGATATTTCATGTTTGGTGTGGTgtgcacagggttggggagtaacagaatacatgtaatgggattatgtatttaaaatacaaaatatatgtaactgtattccactacagttaatttaaatcattggtaattagagtacagttactttcaaaaagtatttagattactgaagagattattttgcatttcattgtcatttgtttcatttaatatttagtcctttcagatggaaaaatgtatacatataaatgcgatccaaagtgcatttgaacagcggtgaaacactttcttatgatgtgttacattcatacgagcagacagagaagtaagtttgaagtaagtttggagcagaagaaatagaaataaaccttgtataaattgtcagctttacactaagctaaaatgctatttctagccattttacatgcacatgttaccaggcacgatcatatttttttatcaagaaaattcatgttagatcataatttctttttttctagtaagacctttgatattagggcaaaaatcttattcttgataataatttttgtattgttttcctgtaaaatatctaaaaatccttaaaacaagatcagtttgatttatcttgttttagaagcaacactgcattagatatttaggtttttcagagaatgtatttttaacatgtgtattttgtcttactgtactggcagagtttttatagtcaaaacaagtgaaaaaaatctaccagtgctgaagaagtaatccaaagtatttagaatacgttactgaccttgagtaatctaacggaatacgttacaaattacattttacagcatgtattctgtaatctgtagtggaatacatttcaaaggtaaccctcccaaccctgggtgtGCAAATGTCTCTGCTGCATCATTTCAGAATGCCTTTAGGGCAATGGCTATGCTGAAAAAGTTACTTTGAAATAGAAGTAAGAGTCATAAAAAGTCCCAAAGATCAATGCTGATAGAATTTTGGATTTGAATACGGTATCCAGCGGTGTCACTCAGTAACAATAAATGGATTTGTCCACTGATAAAGACCTAGACAATAGTTCTTTTTCTTAGGTAAAAATCAATAAAGTGAGCGGCCGTACTGCAACAATACATCAAGAATTAGGTAATCCACTGTGAATAAAACATCTCCATTTACAACACCCTTACAGATTTTACATCAGAACAGAAAGATGCCATTTAATAGAAAATGTTCTGTTCATTCTAAGGAATGGGGGAGCAGGGGCAAGATGTCACAAAGGGAAATTGTCACAATTACAATATCTTAGAAATTATAtgattttgagtcaaaagtccaattacacaaatgtgttttctcttgcAGTGGTTTTGTCTGttagtttcaaacacctagttttaGTTATTTGGACAAGTTTTTGTATGCTTCCTTTCAATTTAAAGTTTTAGTGCTTAATGCTTGCTCAAAAACAACAATAGACTTTTTAATGGCAGGATCCATTGAGGAATGTTTTCACAAAAGGTCACTTTGTcttaaagggtagttcacccaaatattatctcatcattcactcacccttatgccatcccagatgtgtatgattttctttcttctgctgaacacaaactaacatttttgaaagaatatctcagctctgtaggtcctcacaattcaagtgaatggtgaccaggacacaaagatccaaaaaggacataaaggcagcataaaagtaatccatatgactccagtggttaaatccatatcttccgaagcaatatgttaggtgtgggtgagaaacagatcaatatttaagtccttttttactgtaaatctccaactttgaccagccccaaccagtaggtggctgaatgtgaaagtgaaagtcacttccacattgtggtgtgaaagtaaaagtgtagatttacagtaaaaaaaaataattttacagtaaaaaaaaaaaaagacttaaatattgatctgtttctcacccacacctatcgtatcgctttAATAGACacagatttaacaactggagtcatatggattacttttatgctccctttatgtctttttggaccttctaagttctggccaccattcacttacattgtgaggacctacagagctgagatattcttctaaaaatcttcacttgtgttctgcagaagaaagaaagtcatacacatctggaatggcatgagggtgagtaaatgatgagagaattttcatatttggatgaactatccctttagatcAATGACTTTTTCTGGGGCATAtacagtggaaatgttcaatagcatTTTGTAGCCAAGATTTAAAGGTATGTGCCTATATAGAATCTGACTTTTAAAAATAACCCTATACCCTGAGAAATATGCGTTGtattaaaaagtgtgacaactagccccatttGGGTTTACATGATAGAAGAACATCTATTTTTTGTGGCAATTCAGGATTTATGAATCATccctaatcttttttttttttttgtagacaaCAGAGGAAGTGAGTCAATCTTTATTCTCTGCCTTATGAAAGGCTGTCTTGGCCAAAAAGAAAAAGTAGGACACATTTTGAGTATGCTTATATAAAAGCTGGTGTGAAACGACAAGAAAAGCAAAACCAATATGAGACTAATGGTTATGCTGGCCAGTCAAACATCTGAAGTCTAATTAGTTCCTTTATTCCTGTTGCAGCTGCACTTTAAAGTAAATTCTTTATAAATCAATATTACAGTGCAAGAAGCCATTAAAATGATCCTTTGCGCACATAAAAATGTCTCATTCGTTTATAAATCTTCATTCTTTGTTGTATTTCATTTAGCAGTACGGATGAACAGCTTACACCAACACCAAGCAACAGCTTTCATTTGTAATCACTGTGGGAGGAATAATTACATAAATTCAGTTGTGGTTTTGGTATTTTTTAAACCCAAACCCTTTGTGCTGGTTTGATCCAAAAGCTGATGTACTACTTATCGAATCATACACACAGGCCTACAAACACCCCCTCAAAGGAGGGGCTAAGCACACCCTTTCAGTTTTATCATTAGATACCTTCCACAAAAGATGATGGAACAAGTCTTTGTTCACACCTGTTGCATCAAAGAGCTAAAGGATAGTTAAGCTTGCATGAGAAACGCCCAATAAAAAAGCTTCTTCTCCTACCTGATTCTTTAATTTAAGATGAGCATTCAGGTTCTTCAGTTCAATTTATTCACCAGACAAACACCAAGTGAATGGTGTATTTTTCTCCTCATCTAGAATTAATTTAAAAGGTGATGAGTTGAGCAAGACTGCCATTTATTGAAAGCATTATAAGGTGTCTTTGATGTGCTAGTTTTCCTTAGCAATCAGATCTTCAGttaaatccagttttgtgtgttCTGTTGATGCTTGTGGTTCTTGTGTATACTCATAGGGAGACGAACACATGGCAACAAATCAACaatctcatgacaactcataataatttgtatgagataATGAAATCCtaagatatcgtacgacttgACTTGCAtaaaaaggtacgacttttagaCCAGCCAATCAATGaacagaatttcaaatacaggcatcaaatttcaGCTAGCCTCCGATCCAACACTTTATTGTAAGAAAGAAAATGTCTGTGAACATACAGTCTTTCGTTactcatttcatatttctttatgccatacaaatgactgatgcacTGCATGTCAATAAACTGCCATTTAAACTGTAATTTCTTCCTTGGTactcaaaagttattttcctattaaaagtatggttaggtttagggattgggCAAGGTCAGGTGCTAAACTTTATGATAAGATtttggtttgggttaggggttaaactaagtcaaaatcataataacattgttcattggtcAGTTTGTTTTTTGCTCTATGTGGGTAAAAGTAGTATGATTTTGTACGAGCTAACTCATACAATTTCTTACCATTTCGCCATCGTAATATTCATACAATTATTATGATTTGTCATGAGACCGGTTTGTAACAAACATGGTTTGGCAATTTGTAGGTGACTGTACAGGCAACATGCATCACGCTCACCGCGATGAGTGGAGACCGTTGCTATGTGACTGTGTACCCCCTGAAATCCCTTCACCATCGGACCCCTCGTGTTGCAATGTTTGTCAGCATCTGTATCTGGATTGGTAAGTCATTTAATGGATTAGaactttaaatttaaaaataaggGCTGAGGCTGCCACCCTCCTAAATTTATGCTTTTCATAAGAAATACAGGCTGTTTTCTCTTAAGTAGTATTTATTAAGTCATATTTCAGCcggaaaataatgttcagtggtTAACAGCTAGTTACAGATGTTGActacagaaaatatttttaactcaTTACTTAATTTATGTGCAGTGTTGCAAATAGAAGTCTTTTGGGCAAGTCAGGGCCGGCCCATGGCATAGGGGTCATAGCCGGATGTCATGGGTGCAAAATGACAGGGGGGCGCTGCAcgagaggaatttttttttttcagaagtgtGCCCTTTCATGACGACTGTTCGCCCCTCTACCCCTGTGTTGAGCAAAATGATACACTAACATCCTTTCAGTACTGATAAATGGGGTGACACATAGTTTTTTtcaggacatgtcctcttttcagAACTGAAAAAAGCATCTGGGTGGGATTTCAGAATTGGCTAAAAATGTCCGGGatgtggctttgtcttcataatgatgtcCTCTCTACAGTTAGGTATATCATATAGTGTATTTGAAAGTGCGCATCAGTTTTCAAGTGTTTACGCATTgtcattttttactgaaaatgtagACTGTATAGatacaatgtcaagtgtactatGTATCAaggaaatgtaaaataatatgactgataaaaatagaccatgatggaaattttacaactggGTCCGTCAGAtaattgtagtgcaacctctttatgtgacctgtaaagctgtcacttgcatgtcaatggcaaaaaaacccaaaaataataaccagaaaatagCCTACAAAATTTACTAAAAGTGACAAGCACAAAACATCAGCCAAAGGAGCATTTGTCATTAAAATCTGATATTCAGCGAAGTACCTGGGCACAGCAGGAGGTCtggaaagtgtgaagtgtagtataaaaaagagttttaatggcatctgatcttttctatttttattgtatggccataattaaatgcattaatgttactattcattaaatgtattaaataattgtCATTGATGACTTTGCCACAAAGAAGTCCGGGCATGTGCAGTTTTGAAACCACATATCCTtcatttttttgcacaaaaagtgACGGCAAAGGACCTACACAAACGTGGATGGCATTAACCTCAAATTGTATCTATAGTTTAACATTTATCACTATATTCAAACAATCACAGGGTAATTTGGAACAGGTTATTTGTTGTTGGTCAAATTTGGTATTTGGGGGGCAATCTGAAATCTCGCCTAAGGTGCCAACAGAGTCTGGGCCAGCCATGCGGCAAGTTTACAGAACCATGAAAAAAAATGAGAGCTGAAGTgcataatttctgcaccactagcattaccaaacagaattgaaaaactattttcaaacaggtttcctgaacactgtgTCCTTCAGCcactggttggacaaacagataatccTGCTGTAAACTcaaaccattggttgagccagaattTTATCCACCTAGAAAATTAGTCCCCCTTCTAAAGGATGATTCATATTTTACAGCTCAAAATcaaacctttttttaaatgtagaattCATATAAATGCTTTAACAAAATGAGGAGCTCCacatttcttgttttaaacactCCGGTCAACATGCCCCATGggcatccattgtaagtgcatttctgtAGTAATTGCTGTGGCAGAGCTTAAGTGGCATTTAACCCATTAAATATTCCATtaaatttaaaagattaaaaatggAACGAGCACTTACAGAAACGTTCCCATCTTTATTTCTCTCATGCAATTAGGTTCCTTCATTCTTTCCATACCAATCTTCCTGTACCAGCGGCTTGAAGATGGCTATTGGTATGGACCAAGAAAGTACTGCATGGAGAGGTTCCCATCAAAGACCCACGAGAAGGCTTTCATCCTTTATCAGTTCATAGCAGTTTATCTACTGCCTGTCCTTACCATCTCCTTTTGCTATTCCTTCATGCTGAAGAGAGTTGGACATGCCTCTGTGGAACCAGTGGATAACAACCATCAGGTATGATCAGTGCTTGTTAGTATTAaacttgatttatttttttatttttttattgtaactaacatgttcacatgtaaaaacaaaatggttaataatgtacttatttacattaaaataatatttaattacgttaaaagaggtatttaaataaagttttcaAGGTCTGGCcgtaaattccttcttaagatctggctgaagaacaaatatgaACTTACATCCTCAACTAACATATAGGTTTTGAttagctttactttgaaaataaaaacacacaaagtaGGGTTATTGTATATGAAAActgagaaagaatatttagatctgctaaagtctgtatctttgtcaatatcaacacacataagagaacaatggcaatctaatgtagaactgtctttttacacaaaataaatgtagcctaaaactgaaaaagggcattatgtctgttttacctttttaaattttttttattatcctctCAATCAATGAGGGCAAAATTTGCCTTCCTTATCCTGCACACATTAATTTGCACACtggagccagatacttgtgcagataataatctTTAGAAATGTTGAAGAACCTGATTTGATTATGTTCAGGATTGAGAACGATGTAGAATCAAACAATGTcaggatatactgtatgcataggcaagttcaatgacaattcacataatctttttCGAGCACTACAaaaaagaatggagaataaaagcactttttcctgtgtattttctttgaaggttcggttttcatcatcgtTTTGTCTCTTGTGATAAAAGGTTAACATCACTTCTGCAACagctttttttaagtctgtagttctGACTGCACCCAGCAGTTAaccaatttgcataaatacatttgagtgaataagacgtgataaaatgtgctcacccaaaaCTTACCGCGATTTCATCTAAATCATTTAGATGGTCAGATAAAAATGATTGGCGGGTcgcatcaaatcactgacttacattaaataaagacattacatcttaccaggagactctgagaagtgatGGTACGCAAGAAAATCTGCCGCTACTCTATagagtaaattatagaagtgcaTGTACTGCGTACTACTGTTGCGTACCACACACTTCAAGCACTGGATATGATTGTCAGGAAATCTGTTTACACATCAAGACTAATTATTTATGCCTGTTACACCATGTACAGTCATGGTGCCATATCACCATGTACAGTACAGGGTGATATGGCACTGAAAGTATGAAAGGCTATATATGCTTTGATCTATAATTCAGTTGTCTATGCTCTTGAGAGGTCATTGTAATATCTTGGCTTCTTTTCTTCTCTGCAACAGCAAAGAAATAAAGAAGTTGGAGTTGTAACCTTTATTTAATCAGTAGGCCTATATTAGAGCtttcaatcaattaaaaattttatttacataaatttcATGACATGCCGATGAATTTATcaaataaattgcaattaatcgcatacatcattattcactgagaaaggcctccaaataaaaataatttatacaaataatgcacaataattcagggcattatatatacatatataatactgaTTGAAATTgactttgaaataaattgcattattgtggcagatgaataaagtaTTGATTTGACactacaaaaagtggcttataagaactcaatatattgtttattttatattcataccattgaacaagcctacagctGACATCATTGTGTCAAGTTCGCAGAGTACGCGTTCTTGCGTtccgtctgcactatttttaattgtcgctctatGTACATGTGCGTGCCTCAGACGGATACATTTGGACTGTCTCACTCGTATTCAGCAACATAAACGGCTAATTTtttggatgctgtgtcaagttaaaagtagtcgAAACTTTGAAtatctcaagattcctgtattctgttgtgcttcctccTAAGTGAGTAGTTCTCATTCTGTAGCTGCGATGGTTGTGAGGTTTGCTGAGACACGCTGCCACCTATTGAGGCAGCTCGTACAAACAAATGTACTTCAAGCCTGAATTGCTCGTATGGTAGGAAAATCcgtact from Myxocyprinus asiaticus isolate MX2 ecotype Aquarium Trade chromosome 5, UBuf_Myxa_2, whole genome shotgun sequence harbors:
- the LOC127441600 gene encoding G-protein coupled receptor 54-like: MFASDGNSTEALNGSIGNSSMEETEEGEHPFLTDAWLVPLFFSLIMLVGLIGNSLVIYVISKHRQMRTATNFYIANLAATDIIFLLCCVPFTATLYPLPGWIFGDFMCKSVAFLQQVTVQATCITLTAMSGDRCYVTVYPLKSLHHRTPRVAMFVSICIWIGSFILSIPIFLYQRLEDGYWYGPRKYCMERFPSKTHEKAFILYQFIAVYLLPVLTISFCYSFMLKRVGHASVEPVDNNHQVHLLSERTISIRSKISKMVVVIVVLFTICWGPIQIFVLFQSFYPNFKANYATYKIKTWANCMSYANSSINPIVYGFIGASFRKSFRKTFPFLFRHKVRDSSVTSRTANAEIKFVATEESNTERK